From a single Vibrio chagasii genomic region:
- a CDS encoding DUF2878 domain-containing protein: MKRFWIINLILFQATWVCSAFFTAQAPFVTPLLVIVHFLLSPTRHSDLKILVLLPLGLLLDSLMLHFGVFAVDPAIANQSWFPVWLVCLWIMFLISFNHSLNWLLKCSKVILFALGFVAGTSSYWGGIKAGALLATWPDASVVAALALSWGIFLPLLVAAYSNLMKPTMARTTR; encoded by the coding sequence ATGAAACGGTTTTGGATTATTAATCTCATTCTGTTTCAAGCGACCTGGGTTTGCAGCGCGTTCTTCACCGCTCAAGCCCCGTTCGTAACACCGCTGCTGGTGATCGTTCACTTCCTATTGTCACCGACTCGCCACAGCGACCTTAAAATACTCGTTTTATTACCATTGGGGCTACTGCTTGATAGCCTCATGCTTCACTTCGGCGTCTTCGCCGTCGACCCTGCCATTGCCAATCAATCATGGTTCCCTGTGTGGCTCGTCTGCCTATGGATCATGTTCTTGATTAGCTTCAACCACAGCCTTAATTGGCTCTTAAAATGCTCAAAAGTGATCTTGTTCGCCTTAGGGTTCGTAGCAGGTACTAGTAGCTATTGGGGAGGAATAAAAGCGGGAGCCCTCCTTGCTACTTGGCCAGATGCATCGGTAGTTGCTGCCCTTGCGCTGAGTTGGGGGATATTTTTACCTCTTCTTGTGGCCGCCTACTCCAACCTAATGAAACCGACAATGGCAAGGACAACGAGGTGA
- a CDS encoding chalcone isomerase family protein, which produces MAYSLKRTQALHSKSSESHACAQSNTQTAANNQHLKAFLGAFTFSLLIVALLFAGQARASAVDDLNKRGQGEMSYLFWTLYSAEFYTAPSSSKRALKIEYYRAIDSKDLVEATEDQWNKLGYPNSNIERWLKPLYSMWPNVEAGSTLTIRVEEDNVSRFYFDEQPIGVIQDKQFGDAFLAIWLSENTSEPGLRKQLLGLNK; this is translated from the coding sequence ATGGCTTACTCACTCAAACGGACACAGGCGCTCCATTCAAAGAGCTCTGAGAGTCACGCGTGTGCCCAATCTAACACTCAGACGGCTGCAAACAATCAGCACTTAAAAGCATTTCTAGGTGCTTTCACCTTTTCTCTATTAATCGTAGCGTTATTGTTTGCTGGGCAAGCTCGCGCCTCTGCTGTCGACGATTTAAACAAGCGCGGACAAGGGGAGATGAGTTACCTATTTTGGACCCTCTACTCTGCTGAATTCTACACTGCACCTTCGAGTTCAAAACGCGCTCTGAAAATAGAGTACTACCGCGCGATAGACAGTAAGGACCTAGTCGAAGCAACCGAGGATCAGTGGAACAAGCTCGGCTACCCTAACAGCAATATCGAACGCTGGTTGAAGCCCCTCTACTCGATGTGGCCCAACGTAGAAGCAGGAAGCACATTGACGATTCGTGTTGAAGAAGACAACGTGAGTCGCTTTTACTTCGATGAACAGCCTATCGGTGTCATTCAAGATAAACAATTCGGCGATGCCTTCCTAGCGATCTGGCTCTCTGAAAACACCTCCGAACCTGGCCTACGCAAACAACTATTAGGTTTGAATAAATGA
- a CDS encoding PatB family C-S lyase, translating to MTAFKSTSSYGDNAFIKSKPQMLMNMYNTTDVFPYWVADMDFQIAEPITQELNRLVERGVYSYEFHEQAVFEALSKWYAKRHGLNLSADKFVQVPGVLSGIALLLRQFTNEGDGVLIHTPAYHQFSNLVNKAGREVVKSPLVNDGQSYRIDFEGMDQQIVDHKVKTMIFCNPHNPTGRVWTAQEIEQVVEIAKRHDVLIISDEIHSDIIFEGHAFTSLTSFDYDKVITLIGSPAKTFGMHSISNGYVYTNNEALFEAFKANVAAMYLDHGNALTTFATIAAFEKGGEWLDGMLVYLQETVKWITEFAEKRIPQLKVFQPQGTYQVWFDFSALGFSKEKLKNTVFELAGMGLTPGGWFGAESYHFMRMNIATSRDNIEKSFEALANAIDNAEQAER from the coding sequence ATGACAGCGTTTAAGAGTACATCGAGCTACGGTGATAATGCGTTTATTAAAAGCAAACCGCAGATGCTTATGAATATGTATAACACCACAGATGTATTCCCATATTGGGTTGCTGATATGGATTTTCAGATAGCGGAACCCATCACTCAAGAGCTGAATCGTTTGGTCGAACGCGGCGTGTATTCTTACGAGTTTCATGAGCAAGCGGTGTTTGAAGCCCTTTCAAAATGGTATGCAAAGCGTCATGGGCTAAACCTTTCAGCGGACAAATTTGTGCAGGTTCCGGGTGTGCTCTCTGGTATTGCCTTGTTACTGCGCCAATTCACCAACGAAGGTGATGGCGTGCTTATTCATACGCCAGCCTATCACCAGTTTTCTAACTTGGTGAACAAAGCCGGTCGCGAGGTAGTGAAAAGCCCGCTGGTTAATGATGGCCAAAGTTATCGAATAGATTTTGAGGGGATGGATCAACAGATCGTCGACCATAAAGTGAAGACGATGATTTTCTGCAACCCCCATAACCCAACTGGCCGTGTATGGACTGCGCAAGAAATAGAGCAAGTCGTTGAGATCGCCAAGCGCCATGATGTCCTGATCATCAGCGATGAAATCCATTCCGACATTATTTTTGAAGGCCATGCTTTCACGAGCTTGACCAGTTTTGATTACGACAAGGTGATTACCTTGATTGGTTCTCCGGCGAAAACCTTTGGCATGCACAGCATCTCCAATGGCTATGTGTACACTAATAATGAAGCGCTATTTGAAGCGTTTAAAGCCAACGTAGCTGCGATGTACCTTGACCACGGTAACGCTTTGACGACATTTGCGACCATTGCTGCTTTTGAAAAGGGGGGAGAGTGGTTAGATGGCATGTTGGTGTACTTACAAGAGACGGTTAAGTGGATTACTGAGTTTGCAGAGAAGCGCATTCCTCAATTGAAAGTGTTCCAACCACAAGGTACTTATCAGGTGTGGTTTGATTTTTCTGCGTTAGGCTTTTCTAAAGAGAAGCTAAAAAATACCGTGTTTGAGCTGGCGGGGATGGGGTTAACTCCGGGCGGATGGTTTGGCGCTGAGAGTTATCATTTCATGCGAATGAACATTGCGACGTCTCGCGACAATATCGAAAAATCGTTTGAGGCACTGGCAAACGCGATTGATAATGCAGAGCAAGCTGAACGCTAG
- a CDS encoding DUF1365 domain-containing protein produces MNTEALASNTEIASEQSEEFSGIYWGNVRHRRFGDIPHEFSYQLYMMGLDLDELPKTTTRSVLFGTRWYNPIRFVESDYLAEKEENAISDEPKSLKQRIASKVQHLGGDWSDVNRVTMLAQCRCLGIYFSPINCFFCYDEADECRYMLAEVSNTPWRERHYYLIDMRQELKVKKDFHVSPFMDLNMTYFWKIKPPAKRTLVHIESRRSERIFDATLALTKQSVTKTNIRRTVFKIPAMTVKVVMGIYYQALKLFLKKVPFVAHPDSTP; encoded by the coding sequence ATGAACACCGAGGCCCTAGCATCCAACACAGAAATAGCATCTGAACAGAGTGAAGAGTTCAGCGGTATCTATTGGGGAAACGTCAGACATCGCCGCTTTGGTGATATACCCCATGAGTTCAGCTACCAGCTCTACATGATGGGGCTAGATCTCGATGAGCTGCCTAAGACCACTACGAGAAGTGTGCTGTTTGGGACTCGCTGGTACAACCCGATTCGCTTTGTCGAATCGGATTATCTTGCTGAAAAAGAAGAAAATGCAATTAGCGATGAACCTAAGTCTCTAAAACAACGTATAGCATCCAAAGTACAACATCTTGGTGGCGATTGGTCTGATGTAAACCGAGTAACAATGCTGGCTCAATGCCGATGTTTAGGTATTTACTTTAGTCCAATCAACTGCTTTTTCTGTTACGACGAAGCAGACGAGTGTCGATATATGTTGGCCGAGGTTAGCAACACACCTTGGCGAGAGAGGCACTATTATCTGATCGACATGCGCCAAGAGTTGAAAGTTAAAAAAGATTTTCACGTTTCGCCGTTCATGGATTTAAACATGACCTATTTCTGGAAGATTAAACCACCAGCGAAACGAACGCTTGTTCACATCGAAAGCCGCCGAAGCGAACGAATATTCGATGCGACACTAGCGCTGACTAAGCAGTCAGTAACGAAAACAAATATTAGGCGAACGGTATTTAAGATCCCGGCAATGACGGTGAAAGTGGTGATGGGGATTTATTATCAGGCTCTCAAGTTATTCCTGAAAAAAGTACCGTTTGTGGCGCACCCGGACTCGACACCTTAA
- a CDS encoding cyclopropane-fatty-acyl-phospholipid synthase family protein yields the protein MEQLAKQNNNIEQQAKVVAVSSNCKYRALIFKVLERLQFATLEIIERDQHSVFGDREADLKGRIVIHDATFFRDVVVNGSIGASEAYIDGKWTSPDLTRVIQIMARNQAQLDELDDKTQWISRIKNLLLRRKNANTEQGSKRNILAHYDIGNELYERFLDSSMQYSSAIYSDEALTLSKAQQNKMKTICERLELSEADSVVEIGTGWGGLAIFMAQHYGCHVTTTTISDAQHELAEQRVKSLGLTDKITLLKEDYRNLTGEYDKLVSIEMIEAVGHEYLQTFFEKCSSLLKPSGKMLIQAITIADGRYEKYRKGVDFIQKYIFPGGCLPSVSVMTQHLATSTDLVVQEIDDIGLHYARTLNDWNVAFQNSWEELQSLGYSEEFKRLWTFYFCYCEGAFKERVISTHHLVARKPRYFGAKDETVLDY from the coding sequence ATGGAACAGCTTGCAAAACAAAACAACAACATTGAACAACAAGCTAAAGTCGTTGCTGTTTCAAGCAACTGTAAGTATCGAGCTTTAATCTTTAAGGTCCTAGAGCGCCTGCAATTTGCAACGCTGGAAATCATCGAACGAGACCAGCATTCGGTGTTCGGAGACAGAGAAGCAGATTTGAAAGGTCGAATTGTGATTCACGATGCGACCTTTTTTAGAGACGTGGTTGTCAACGGCAGTATCGGGGCATCCGAAGCCTATATAGATGGTAAATGGACCAGTCCAGACCTAACCCGCGTTATCCAGATTATGGCTCGCAACCAAGCCCAGTTAGATGAGCTAGACGACAAAACTCAGTGGATTTCTCGCATTAAGAATCTCCTGCTTCGTCGCAAAAACGCCAACACCGAGCAAGGCTCTAAGCGAAACATTTTGGCTCACTACGACATCGGTAATGAGCTATACGAACGTTTTCTTGATAGCTCAATGCAGTACTCGTCAGCTATCTATAGTGATGAAGCACTGACTTTATCGAAAGCACAGCAGAACAAAATGAAAACCATCTGTGAGCGTCTAGAACTCTCTGAGGCAGACAGTGTGGTCGAGATTGGCACTGGCTGGGGTGGTTTAGCAATCTTCATGGCGCAGCATTATGGCTGCCACGTCACGACGACGACTATTTCAGATGCACAGCACGAGTTGGCAGAGCAGCGGGTAAAATCGCTCGGCTTAACCGATAAAATAACTCTACTCAAAGAAGACTATCGCAACCTAACGGGTGAATACGATAAGTTGGTTTCCATCGAGATGATAGAAGCGGTGGGACATGAATACCTGCAAACCTTCTTTGAGAAATGCTCTTCATTGTTGAAGCCTTCCGGCAAAATGTTGATTCAAGCGATTACCATCGCCGATGGTCGTTATGAAAAGTACCGCAAAGGCGTCGACTTTATCCAAAAGTACATTTTCCCTGGCGGCTGCTTACCTTCTGTATCAGTGATGACCCAACATCTTGCGACCAGTACCGACCTTGTCGTTCAAGAAATTGACGATATTGGTCTGCATTACGCTCGCACATTGAACGATTGGAACGTTGCCTTTCAAAACAGCTGGGAAGAATTGCAGTCTCTGGGCTATTCAGAAGAGTTCAAGCGTCTTTGGACCTTCTACTTCTGCTACTGTGAAGGTGCATTCAAAGAGCGAGTGATCAGTACTCACCATTTAGTCGCAAGAAAACCTCGTTACTTTGGAGCGAAAGATGAAACGGTTTTGGATTATTAA
- a CDS encoding DNA polymerase III subunit epsilon — translation MSKLTSAERKARDNERFSQRVNERREKGEDVAAYALTNKKAVKFLTKSEKKRLNEMKTARQEELRQKEQEELNRIEDAFTIKQFDDE, via the coding sequence ATGAGCAAGTTAACCTCAGCGGAGCGTAAAGCTCGCGACAATGAACGTTTCTCACAACGCGTAAACGAGCGCAGAGAAAAAGGTGAAGACGTAGCTGCTTACGCATTAACCAACAAAAAAGCCGTTAAGTTCCTGACCAAGTCAGAGAAGAAACGTCTCAATGAGATGAAAACAGCTCGCCAAGAAGAGCTTCGTCAGAAAGAACAAGAAGAGCTGAACCGAATCGAAGACGCCTTCACCATCAAACAGTTCGACGACGAATAA
- a CDS encoding DUF3833 domain-containing protein, producing MISKTKIIKLALAILSLSWLTGCGSASLDNHVDTIPELKLESFFNGELMAYGMVLDRSGNLLRRFDAKLIATWEGNNGEIKEWFSFADGERSTRVWNLIKTGDNTYSGTANDVVGTAYGETQGSALYWKYDLEIEVDGSTYEVTLDDWMFLMDEKRLFNKTEMSKFGFKVGEVILYIEKI from the coding sequence ATGATTTCAAAAACAAAAATAATCAAATTGGCTCTCGCAATACTGTCTCTTAGTTGGCTAACAGGTTGCGGCTCTGCCAGCCTTGATAATCATGTCGACACAATACCAGAGCTCAAGCTTGAGTCCTTCTTCAATGGCGAGTTAATGGCCTACGGTATGGTACTCGACCGCTCCGGCAACTTGTTAAGACGCTTCGATGCTAAACTCATCGCTACGTGGGAAGGCAATAATGGTGAAATCAAAGAGTGGTTCTCATTTGCCGATGGTGAACGCTCAACCCGAGTTTGGAACCTGATAAAAACCGGCGATAACACCTACTCAGGCACAGCTAACGATGTAGTAGGAACGGCTTATGGTGAGACACAAGGTTCTGCACTGTATTGGAAGTACGATTTAGAAATTGAAGTCGACGGCAGTACCTATGAAGTTACATTGGATGATTGGATGTTCTTGATGGATGAAAAACGATTGTTCAATAAGACCGAGATGTCTAAGTTTGGCTTTAAGGTCGGAGAGGTCATCCTGTACATTGAAAAGATTTAG
- a CDS encoding ribosome recycling factor family protein: protein MFSVPLNSFVHRVSDKSQVMANAAECGCQLKRVRRSRNWLLVAQEHQLIEFKALLTHEKDGWITVAIDKVLPKPVVCLASLLAATPSMTVAQLVMESGCSMAEARRAIDDYEGL, encoded by the coding sequence ATGTTTAGCGTCCCACTGAATAGTTTTGTACATCGTGTGAGTGATAAGAGCCAAGTAATGGCGAACGCTGCTGAGTGTGGATGTCAGTTGAAGCGAGTTCGTCGCTCACGCAACTGGTTATTAGTGGCTCAAGAGCATCAATTGATCGAATTCAAAGCTTTGTTAACTCATGAAAAAGACGGCTGGATAACAGTAGCCATAGACAAGGTACTGCCAAAACCTGTGGTGTGTTTGGCGTCGCTGTTAGCTGCAACTCCTTCTATGACAGTTGCTCAATTGGTGATGGAGTCTGGGTGTTCTATGGCCGAAGCACGACGAGCCATTGATGACTATGAGGGGCTATAG
- a CDS encoding RNA-binding protein, with protein MKLLVRNLSRSTTEQDIRVLFSEFGSVKACNLVLDQETGYSKGFAFVEMPEQEEAKTALDKLHMTKLGKNTIRVKVANS; from the coding sequence ATGAAACTTCTAGTTCGTAACCTATCTCGCTCAACAACAGAGCAAGACATCCGTGTACTATTTTCTGAGTTCGGTTCAGTAAAAGCATGCAACCTAGTATTAGACCAAGAAACTGGCTACTCAAAAGGTTTCGCTTTCGTTGAAATGCCAGAGCAAGAAGAAGCGAAAACTGCACTAGACAAGCTGCACATGACCAAGCTTGGCAAAAACACGATTCGTGTAAAAGTCGCTAACTCTTAA